A segment of the Collimonas fungivorans genome:
ATTGATACCGAAGGATAAAGATGAAAAAAATAGTCACCCTGTGCGTCTTGCTGGTTAGCGCTTATACGCTCAGCGCCTGCAATACTTTCCACGGCTTTGGCAAGGACGTGGAACACGTCGGCGAAAAAATCCAAGGCAAGTGACCGGCTCGCCGAGGCGAGCAGTAGATTGAAATAATGCGTGAAATAATGCGTGGAATAATGTGATGAATAAATTTACTGTAGTGGATGGCTTGGTGGCGCCGCTGGACCGCGCCAATGTGGATACCGATGCGATTATCCCGAAGCAGTTCCTGAAGTCTATCCAGCGGACCGGTTTCGGCCCGAACCTGTTTGACGAATGG
Coding sequences within it:
- a CDS encoding entericidin A/B family lipoprotein, yielding MKKIVTLCVLLVSAYTLSACNTFHGFGKDVEHVGEKIQGK